From the Methanocaldococcus fervens AG86 genome, the window AGTGATGCATTAACCCCAGACGCGCAGAACGCTTTAAGAAGAACTATGGAAAAATATTCAGATGTTTGTAGATTTATTTTGAGCTGTAATTACCCAAGTAAAATTATTCCTCCAATTCAATCAAGATGTGCTATATTTAGGTTTTCACCATTAAAGAAAGAAGATATAGCTAAAAAATTAAAAGAGATTGCTGAGAAAGAAGGATTAAAATTGACTGAGAGTGGTTTAGAGGCAATAATTTATGTTTCAGAAGGGGATATGAGGAAGGCAATAAATGTTTTGCAAACAGCAGCAGCTTTAAGTGAGGTTATAGATGATGAGATTGTTTATAAAGTATCTTCAAGGGCAAGACCTGAAGAAGTTAAGAAGATGATGGAGTTAGCCTTAGAAGGAAAGTTTGTAGAGGCGAGAGATTTGCTATACAAGTTAATGGTTGAGTGGGGAATGAGTGGAGAGGATATATTGAACCAAATGTTTAGGGAAATAAACAACTTAGATATTGATGAGAGGAAGAAGGTTGAGTTAGCAGATGCCATTGGTGAAACTGACTTTAGAATAGTTGAAGGAGCTAATGAGAGAATTCAGTTGAGTGCTTTATTAGCTAAGATGGCACTAATGGGAAAATAATCTAAACTCTCATCTAAAAAAGTTTTAGAAATAATTTAAAAAGCTGTTTTAAAAATTTTTAAATAAAAAGAGTTATAATTCATCAACTAATTTAATTATTTCCTTAACTCTGTCGTCAACTATATAATAGAAGTTCCATGTTCCTTCTTTTCTTGCTTTAACAATTCCTGCTTTCTTTAAAATATTTAAGTGGTGTGAAATTGTTGGTTGTGGCTTTTTTAATTCATCTATTATCTTACAAACGCACATGCTTCCATTCTCTGACAATAACTTTAAAATCATTAATCTTGTTGGGTCTCCAAATGCTTTAAATATTTCAGCTGCTTTTTCGTATTTTTCCATGATCTCCCTCGCTATATTTTTATATGTTTATCTATGACTATTGAAACATTTATAAATATGGCTAAATCTATATTCTTTCATATTGATGTTTAAATCGCAACTAACTTTACTATAATACATTACTCATATTTAAATATTTTGGTCTTATTGGTCATAACCGATTATTTAAGGCTAAAATTGTTATAAAATAGTTAAATATGCATAAAAGAATTCTTAATAACTCGGAGATGTTTCTGCTATCACTTATCCCATTAGATATACTTAAACTTTTAGCTCCAAGGTATGAATTATAATTTCACAAATATTATTTAGGCAAACCTTTTTATACTATAAACCTATAGTCATAAAGATTGATTTATTAGGAAGTGGAATATATGAGTTTTAGTGAATTGAATTTGTCAGAAAATGTGTTAAACGCTA encodes:
- a CDS encoding replication factor C small subunit, which translates into the protein MDKPWVEKYRPKTLDEIVGQDEIVKRLKKYVEKKSMPHLLFSGPPGVGKTTAALCLARDLFGENWRENFLELNASDERGIDVIRTKVKDFARTKPIGDVPFKIIFLDESDALTPDAQNALRRTMEKYSDVCRFILSCNYPSKIIPPIQSRCAIFRFSPLKKEDIAKKLKEIAEKEGLKLTESGLEAIIYVSEGDMRKAINVLQTAAALSEVIDDEIVYKVSSRARPEEVKKMMELALEGKFVEARDLLYKLMVEWGMSGEDILNQMFREINNLDIDERKKVELADAIGETDFRIVEGANERIQLSALLAKMALMGK
- a CDS encoding ArsR/SmtB family transcription factor, whose product is MEKYEKAAEIFKAFGDPTRLMILKLLSENGSMCVCKIIDELKKPQPTISHHLNILKKAGIVKARKEGTWNFYYIVDDRVKEIIKLVDEL